From one Catellatospora sp. IY07-71 genomic stretch:
- a CDS encoding GlsB/YeaQ/YmgE family stress response membrane protein, whose amino-acid sequence MTVAGIISAIIVGLVIGALGRLVVPGRQGMPIWLTIVVGIVAALIGTALAQAVGVAVTAGVDWIELVFQVGLAALGVALLTGVRGRSSV is encoded by the coding sequence ATGACTGTCGCCGGAATCATCTCGGCAATCATCGTGGGTCTGGTCATCGGCGCGCTCGGCCGGCTGGTGGTGCCGGGCCGTCAGGGTATGCCGATCTGGCTGACCATCGTGGTGGGCATCGTCGCGGCGCTGATCGGCACCGCCCTCGCCCAGGCCGTCGGCGTGGCCGTCACGGCCGGTGTCGACTGGATCGAGCTGGTCTTCCAGGTGGGTCTGGCCGCGCTGGGTGTCGCGCTGCTCACCGGTGTCCGCGGGCGCAGCTCCGTGTGA